The Xanthomonas sontii genome contains a region encoding:
- a CDS encoding nitrous oxide reductase family maturation protein NosD, with amino-acid sequence MSCAFSRGLALLAALLPGAVCAYQAEPPPPERSVLTVDRYADDDAPGSLRWAITTANQAPGRYRIEIAAVGTPPYVIRPRAPLPALQGPLQVVGLARAHDGQYIAIDGAGYIHGKGTAACPGAEKGQFGTNVRSTTLPGLVLRDTRGVELSGLEIRNFCIGVLLNRASDNVLRDNRIVANHGGAGVMLTGDDGNGQSTATTTVRNRIERNTFLDNGDGLELTRGAAWNLVADNLFRSTDANPEPSQGIEILWGNDNTVLRNRFERYSDGLQINWGNRNTIADNDFAGNSIGVSVTGRDNLIEGNRLTGNGIGIAVRPQPRSEPNRFSANLLSGNGLKIERCFAGGACAPGQPRGAIVFGVPGLEHAPFVGSRGIGVDPDPRKRATICGAAAPDGCQPPPNFGQAAPQLRAIERGAGVPQVQGSFVGRPGHLYTVELFGNRRRGDDEAERYLGRVETQVDAQGQGRFALPLDGDGAVLATLTATVTSDDGATSPLSAPLAVTP; translated from the coding sequence ATGTCCTGTGCGTTTTCCCGCGGCCTGGCCCTGCTCGCGGCCCTGCTTCCCGGCGCCGTGTGCGCCTACCAGGCCGAGCCGCCGCCGCCGGAGCGCAGCGTGCTCACCGTGGACCGCTACGCCGACGACGATGCCCCGGGCTCCCTGCGCTGGGCGATCACCACCGCCAACCAGGCCCCCGGCCGTTACCGCATCGAGATCGCCGCGGTGGGCACGCCGCCGTACGTGATCCGCCCGCGCGCACCGCTGCCGGCGCTGCAGGGGCCGCTGCAGGTGGTGGGCCTGGCGCGGGCGCACGACGGCCAGTACATCGCCATCGACGGTGCCGGCTACATCCATGGCAAGGGCACCGCCGCCTGCCCGGGCGCGGAGAAGGGCCAGTTCGGCACCAACGTGCGCAGCACCACGCTGCCGGGCCTGGTGCTGCGCGACACCCGGGGCGTGGAACTGAGCGGCCTGGAGATCCGCAACTTCTGCATCGGCGTGCTGCTCAACCGCGCCAGCGACAATGTGCTGCGCGACAACCGCATCGTCGCCAACCATGGCGGCGCCGGGGTGATGCTGACCGGCGACGACGGCAACGGCCAGTCCACCGCCACCACCACGGTGCGCAACCGCATCGAGCGCAACACCTTCCTCGACAACGGCGACGGCCTGGAACTGACCCGCGGCGCGGCCTGGAACCTGGTGGCCGACAACCTGTTCCGCTCCACCGATGCCAACCCCGAGCCCTCGCAGGGCATCGAGATCCTGTGGGGCAACGACAACACCGTGCTGCGCAACCGCTTCGAGCGCTATTCCGACGGGCTGCAGATCAACTGGGGCAACCGCAACACCATCGCCGACAACGACTTCGCCGGCAATTCGATCGGGGTCAGCGTCACTGGCCGCGACAATCTGATCGAGGGCAACCGCCTGACCGGCAACGGCATCGGCATCGCGGTACGCCCGCAGCCGCGCAGCGAGCCCAACCGGTTCAGCGCCAACCTGCTGTCCGGCAACGGCCTGAAGATCGAACGCTGCTTCGCCGGCGGCGCCTGCGCCCCGGGCCAGCCGCGCGGCGCCATCGTGTTCGGCGTGCCGGGCCTGGAGCATGCGCCCTTCGTCGGTTCGCGCGGCATCGGCGTCGATCCGGACCCGCGCAAGCGCGCGACGATCTGCGGCGCTGCTGCGCCCGACGGTTGCCAACCGCCGCCGAACTTCGGCCAGGCCGCCCCGCAGTTGCGCGCGATCGAACGCGGCGCCGGTGTGCCGCAGGTGCAGGGCAGCTTCGTCGGCCGCCCCGGCCATCTCTACACGGTGGAACTGTTCGGCAACCGCCGCCGCGGCGACGACGAGGCCGAACGCTATCTTGGCCGCGTCGAGACGCAAGTGGATGCACAGGGACAGGGCCGCTTTGCGCTGCCGCTGGACGGCGATGGCGCGGTGCTGGCCACACTCACCGCCACCGTCACCAGCGACGATGGCGCGACCTCGCCGCTGAGCGCACCGCTGGCGGTGACGCCGTGA
- a CDS encoding carbohydrate porin: MSRLPSLPAWSLLAAAIAFVPAIAAAQDATDLAHSTLTGDWDGTRSDWLQRGVNVRGDYVGEAMGLVDGGRGERGARYAQQVRLGVDLDLAKLAGWGGGALHVTVNDRRGRSTSADLLGNRFPIQEAYGGQFTRLTELSYDRRFNDGRSYIKAGFYAMGNQFGAHTLLTNFVNAAFCAHPLAMSGNSGWYNYPNARWGAEVAQQLTPAANLRVGWFQVNPSTNNNVHTAFDLTARGTTGSLFPVELTWTPGAGGNYPGTYKFGGYYDSSRVPRKGLDPRATTGRDGAYLLVEQKLYSPGGERGRGLTGFAQYMVSDRATAQITRWYALGGVYQGIGRRSQDRIALGYVGADINHRLLDARRAALRDAGVPPEAPVFALDTAEELYELSYSAQLTPWLMLRPDVQYIVNPGTFAYARTDNALAVGLQVKLTF; encoded by the coding sequence GTGAGCCGCCTACCGTCGCTACCGGCCTGGTCGCTGCTGGCCGCGGCCATCGCCTTCGTCCCGGCGATCGCCGCCGCCCAGGACGCCACCGACCTGGCGCACAGCACCTTGACCGGCGACTGGGACGGCACGCGCAGCGACTGGCTGCAGCGCGGCGTCAACGTGCGCGGCGACTACGTCGGCGAAGCCATGGGCCTGGTCGACGGCGGCCGCGGCGAGCGCGGCGCGCGCTATGCGCAGCAGGTGCGGCTGGGCGTGGACCTGGACCTGGCGAAACTCGCCGGCTGGGGCGGCGGCGCGCTGCACGTGACCGTCAACGACCGCCGCGGCCGCAGCACCTCGGCCGACCTGCTCGGCAATCGCTTCCCGATCCAGGAAGCCTACGGCGGCCAGTTCACCCGGCTGACCGAACTGAGCTACGACCGCCGCTTCAACGACGGGCGCAGCTACATCAAGGCCGGCTTCTACGCGATGGGCAACCAGTTCGGCGCGCACACGCTGCTGACCAACTTCGTCAACGCCGCGTTCTGCGCGCATCCGCTGGCGATGTCCGGCAACAGCGGCTGGTACAACTATCCGAACGCACGCTGGGGCGCGGAAGTGGCGCAGCAACTGACGCCGGCGGCGAACCTGCGGGTCGGCTGGTTCCAGGTCAACCCCAGCACCAACAACAACGTGCACACCGCGTTCGACCTGACCGCGCGCGGCACCACCGGCTCGCTGTTCCCCGTCGAGCTCACCTGGACGCCGGGTGCCGGTGGCAACTACCCGGGCACCTACAAGTTCGGCGGCTACTACGACTCCTCGCGGGTGCCGCGCAAGGGCCTGGACCCGCGCGCCACCACCGGCCGCGACGGCGCCTACCTGCTGGTGGAGCAGAAGCTGTATTCGCCCGGCGGCGAGCGCGGCCGCGGCCTCACTGGCTTCGCCCAGTACATGGTGTCCGACCGCGCCACTGCGCAGATCACCCGCTGGTACGCGCTGGGCGGCGTCTACCAGGGCATCGGCCGGCGCAGCCAGGACCGCATCGCGCTGGGCTACGTCGGCGCCGACATCAACCATCGCCTGCTCGACGCGCGGCGCGCGGCGCTGCGCGATGCCGGCGTGCCGCCGGAGGCGCCGGTGTTCGCGCTCGACACCGCCGAGGAACTCTACGAACTGTCCTACAGCGCGCAGCTGACGCCGTGGCTGATGCTGCGGCCGGACGTGCAGTACATCGTCAACCCCGGCACCTTCGCCTATGCGCGCACCGACAACGCGCTGGCGGTGGGGCTGCAGGTCAAGCTCACCTTCTGA
- the aroD gene encoding type I 3-dehydroquinate dehydratase yields the protein MPLFPRRLTFLCCAGLLLASPLQAAPTAPPAAAPAAPSAGAPLPPPRVLQIRGLDIGAGLPKIIVPITAHDAEQALAQAQRIAASPDADLAEWRIDLMDGATDAAALAALGPRLAQALHGKPLLLTFRTKAEGGAVAIDDAAYGALYARLLDARFADLLDVEMFRDPAVLRQVVERAHRQGVYVVMSSHDFHATPPVAEIVARLQRQQALGADVLKIAVMPRDPGDVLHLLDATWQMRQRSGQPLLTMAMGPLGAVSRMSGETFGQSLTFGMLGSASAPGQIDAARLRQTLDALHAAAPPK from the coding sequence ATGCCCTTGTTCCCACGACGACTGACCTTCCTGTGCTGCGCCGGCCTGCTGCTGGCATCGCCGCTGCAGGCCGCACCTACGGCGCCTCCGGCAGCGGCGCCCGCCGCGCCGTCCGCGGGCGCGCCGCTGCCGCCGCCGCGCGTGCTGCAGATCCGCGGACTCGACATCGGTGCCGGCCTGCCCAAGATCATCGTGCCGATCACCGCGCACGACGCCGAGCAGGCGCTGGCGCAGGCGCAGCGCATCGCCGCCTCGCCCGATGCGGACCTGGCCGAGTGGCGCATCGACCTGATGGACGGGGCTACCGACGCGGCCGCGCTGGCGGCATTGGGGCCGCGCCTGGCGCAGGCACTGCACGGCAAGCCGCTGCTGCTGACCTTCCGCACCAAGGCCGAGGGCGGCGCGGTGGCGATTGACGATGCCGCCTACGGCGCGTTGTACGCGCGCCTGCTGGACGCGCGCTTCGCCGACCTGCTCGACGTGGAAATGTTCCGCGACCCGGCGGTGCTGCGGCAGGTGGTCGAGCGCGCACACCGGCAGGGCGTGTACGTGGTGATGTCCAGCCACGACTTCCACGCCACCCCGCCGGTGGCGGAGATCGTGGCGCGGCTGCAGCGGCAACAGGCGCTGGGCGCCGACGTGCTGAAGATCGCGGTGATGCCGCGAGATCCCGGCGACGTGCTGCACCTGCTCGACGCCACCTGGCAGATGCGCCAGCGCAGCGGGCAGCCGCTGCTGACCATGGCGATGGGGCCGCTGGGCGCGGTGTCGCGGATGTCTGGCGAGACCTTCGGGCAGAGCCTGACCTTCGGCATGCTCGGCAGCGCCTCGGCGCCCGGGCAGATCGACGCGGCGCGGTTGCGGCAGACGCTCGATGCGCTGCATGCCGCCGCGCCGCCCAAGTAA
- a CDS encoding MFS transporter — MSHAAAPPTALVLNRMSGFQWTAIAVCVLLNMLDGFDVMVMAFIAPHVSEAWRLSGKLLGIALSAGLVGMALGSLLLAPLADRWGRRNMILCCLAILTVGMAASALAQDIWQLAALRVFTGIGIGGMLAGVGVITSEYASPKWRSTAVALQATGYPIGATLGGLIAAMLLERWGWHAAFLFGALASLLCIPVVLALLPESLDFLLSRRPPDALARLNALLARMRAPTLDALPPRPPVQEKAGYAALFTPHLRRNSVLIALGFFMHMFAFYFVLSWTPKLLVQAGLSAEQGVTGGVLLNLGGIVGGALFGGLAARFLLPRLTAASFLIAALGMAAFATLGTQLQLAFPVAFVIGAALFGSMAGLYAVAPIVFAPTVRTTGLGWAIGIGRVGAILSPMTVGVLVDAGWQPANLYYVLALPLLVAIAAVLTMRLQPAR, encoded by the coding sequence ATGAGCCATGCCGCCGCCCCGCCCACCGCCCTCGTCCTGAATCGCATGAGCGGGTTCCAGTGGACGGCGATCGCGGTCTGCGTGCTGTTGAACATGCTCGACGGCTTCGACGTGATGGTGATGGCCTTCATCGCCCCGCACGTGTCGGAGGCCTGGCGTTTGTCCGGCAAGCTGCTGGGGATCGCGCTCAGCGCCGGGCTGGTGGGAATGGCGCTGGGCTCGCTGCTGCTGGCGCCGCTGGCCGACCGCTGGGGCCGGCGCAACATGATCCTGTGCTGCCTGGCGATCCTGACCGTCGGCATGGCCGCCTCGGCACTGGCGCAGGACATCTGGCAACTTGCGGCGCTGCGCGTGTTCACCGGCATCGGCATCGGCGGCATGCTCGCCGGCGTCGGCGTGATCACCTCCGAATACGCCAGCCCGAAGTGGCGCAGCACCGCAGTGGCCCTGCAGGCCACCGGCTATCCCATCGGCGCCACGCTGGGCGGGTTGATCGCCGCGATGCTGCTGGAGCGCTGGGGCTGGCATGCGGCCTTCCTGTTCGGCGCACTCGCCTCGCTGCTGTGCATCCCGGTGGTGCTTGCGCTGCTGCCCGAATCGCTGGACTTCCTGCTCAGCCGGCGCCCGCCGGATGCGCTGGCGCGGCTCAACGCGCTGCTGGCGCGCATGCGTGCACCGACCCTTGACGCGCTGCCGCCGCGCCCGCCGGTGCAGGAGAAGGCCGGCTACGCGGCGCTGTTCACCCCGCACCTGCGCCGCAACAGCGTGCTGATCGCGTTGGGCTTCTTCATGCACATGTTCGCCTTCTATTTCGTGCTGAGCTGGACGCCGAAACTGCTGGTGCAGGCCGGGCTGTCGGCCGAGCAGGGCGTCACCGGCGGGGTGCTGTTGAACCTGGGCGGCATCGTCGGCGGCGCCTTGTTCGGCGGCCTGGCCGCACGTTTTCTGCTGCCGCGCTTGACCGCGGCCAGCTTCCTGATCGCCGCACTGGGGATGGCGGCGTTCGCCACGCTCGGCACGCAGTTGCAGCTGGCCTTCCCCGTGGCCTTCGTGATCGGTGCGGCGCTGTTCGGCTCGATGGCCGGCCTGTATGCGGTGGCGCCGATCGTGTTCGCGCCCACCGTGCGCACCACCGGCCTGGGCTGGGCGATCGGCATCGGCCGCGTCGGCGCGATCCTCTCGCCGATGACCGTGGGCGTGCTGGTCGACGCCGGCTGGCAGCCGGCCAATCTGTATTACGTGCTGGCGTTGCCGCTGCTGGTGGCCATTGCCGCGGTGTTGACGATGCGGCTGCAGCCGGCACGGTGA
- a CDS encoding membrane-bound PQQ-dependent dehydrogenase, glucose/quinate/shikimate family translates to MQTQSDVSAGGRIVLWSVGLLLALIGLALLVGGIRLATLGGSLYFLAMGAACVASALLVLRRRPAGAWLYALAFVLSVAWAYWDAGLAFWPLVSRLMMPAVLALLVALVYPSLRRARGLPGGRGAYALAAVLALACAGGLAGMFVPHPPVVASGPGPAPVPVTPAQAQRDWSHYGNTAGGSRFAALDQIGRGNVGQLQVAWTYRTGDIAISDGNGAEDQTTPLQIGETLYVCTPHNNVIALDASSGRQLWKREINAKSSVWQRCRGLAYFDADAPLAQPSAANASPVAAAALPAGANCRRRVLTNTIDARLIALDADTGALCSGFGQNGQVDLKAGLGAAPDPFYQLTSAPTVAGTTVVVGGRVADNVQADMPGGVIRGFDVITGAQRWAFDPGNPQDTQPPAPGKTYVRSTPNVWAPMSYDAASNTVFLPMGSPSTDLYGAERSALDHRFGASITALDASTGQVKWVYQTVHNDLWDFDLPMQPSLIDFPMADGRKVPALIIGTKAGQLYVLDRATGKPLTEVREVPVKAADIPHEPYALTQPLSVGMPQIGTKHLSEADMWGATLLDQMLCRIAFKKMRYEGLYTAPGTDVSLSFPGSLGGMNWGGLSVDPVHDVVFANDMRLGLWVQMIPQKADKAAASSGGEAVNTGMGAVPLKGTPYAVNKNRFLSALGIPCQAPPFGTLSAIDLKTRSIAWQVPVGTVQDTGPLGFKMHLPIPIGMPTLGGTLATQSGLVFIAGTQDYYLRAFDSGTGKELWKARLPVGSQGGPMTYVSTKTGKQYIVITAGGARQSPDRGDYVIAYALPNAK, encoded by the coding sequence GTGCAAACCCAATCGGATGTGTCGGCCGGCGGCCGGATCGTGCTGTGGAGCGTCGGCCTGCTGCTGGCGCTGATCGGACTGGCGCTGCTGGTCGGCGGCATCCGCCTGGCCACGCTGGGCGGCAGCCTCTACTTCCTGGCGATGGGCGCGGCCTGCGTGGCCTCGGCGCTGCTGGTGCTGCGGCGGCGCCCGGCCGGCGCCTGGCTGTACGCGCTGGCGTTCGTGCTGAGCGTGGCCTGGGCGTACTGGGATGCGGGCCTGGCGTTCTGGCCGCTGGTATCGCGGCTGATGATGCCGGCGGTGCTGGCGCTGCTGGTCGCCCTGGTCTACCCGAGCCTGCGCCGCGCCCGCGGCCTGCCCGGCGGACGCGGCGCCTATGCACTGGCGGCGGTGCTGGCGCTGGCCTGCGCCGGCGGCCTGGCCGGCATGTTCGTGCCGCATCCGCCGGTGGTCGCCAGCGGCCCCGGCCCGGCACCGGTGCCGGTGACCCCGGCGCAGGCGCAGCGCGACTGGAGCCACTACGGCAACACCGCCGGCGGCAGCCGCTTCGCCGCGCTGGACCAGATCGGCCGCGGCAATGTCGGCCAGCTGCAGGTGGCCTGGACCTACCGCACCGGCGACATCGCAATCAGCGACGGCAACGGCGCCGAAGACCAGACTACCCCACTGCAGATCGGCGAGACGCTGTACGTGTGCACCCCGCACAACAACGTCATCGCGCTGGACGCCAGCAGCGGCCGGCAGCTGTGGAAGCGCGAGATCAACGCGAAGTCCTCGGTCTGGCAGCGCTGCCGCGGCCTGGCCTACTTCGATGCCGACGCACCGCTGGCCCAGCCCAGCGCCGCCAATGCCTCGCCGGTGGCGGCGGCGGCGCTGCCGGCCGGCGCCAACTGCCGGCGCCGCGTGCTGACCAACACCATCGATGCGCGGCTGATCGCGCTGGACGCGGACACCGGCGCGTTGTGCAGCGGCTTCGGCCAGAACGGCCAGGTCGACCTGAAGGCCGGCCTCGGCGCCGCACCCGATCCGTTCTACCAGTTGACCTCGGCGCCGACCGTGGCCGGGACCACGGTGGTGGTGGGCGGCCGCGTCGCCGACAACGTGCAGGCCGACATGCCCGGCGGCGTGATCCGCGGCTTCGACGTGATCACCGGCGCACAGCGCTGGGCCTTCGATCCGGGCAATCCGCAGGACACGCAGCCGCCGGCGCCGGGCAAGACCTACGTGCGCAGCACGCCGAACGTGTGGGCGCCGATGTCCTACGACGCCGCCTCCAACACGGTGTTCCTGCCGATGGGCAGCCCGTCCACCGACCTGTACGGTGCCGAGCGCAGCGCGCTGGACCACCGCTTCGGCGCCTCGATCACCGCGCTGGACGCCAGCACCGGCCAGGTCAAGTGGGTCTACCAGACCGTGCACAACGATCTGTGGGACTTCGACCTGCCGATGCAGCCGAGCCTGATCGACTTCCCGATGGCCGACGGCCGCAAGGTGCCGGCGCTGATCATCGGCACCAAGGCCGGCCAGCTGTACGTGCTCGACCGCGCCACCGGCAAACCGCTGACCGAGGTCCGCGAGGTGCCGGTGAAGGCCGCCGACATCCCCCACGAACCGTATGCGCTGACCCAGCCGCTGTCGGTGGGCATGCCGCAGATCGGCACCAAGCACCTGAGCGAAGCGGACATGTGGGGCGCCACCCTGCTGGACCAGATGCTGTGCCGCATCGCCTTCAAGAAGATGCGCTACGAGGGCCTGTACACCGCGCCCGGTACCGATGTGTCGCTGAGCTTCCCCGGCTCGCTGGGCGGCATGAACTGGGGCGGGCTGTCGGTCGACCCGGTGCACGACGTGGTGTTCGCCAACGACATGCGCCTGGGGCTGTGGGTGCAGATGATTCCGCAGAAGGCCGACAAGGCCGCCGCCTCCAGCGGCGGCGAGGCGGTCAACACCGGCATGGGCGCGGTGCCGCTGAAGGGCACGCCGTACGCGGTCAACAAGAACCGCTTCCTGTCGGCGCTGGGCATCCCCTGCCAGGCGCCGCCGTTCGGCACGCTCAGCGCGATCGACCTGAAAACACGCAGCATCGCTTGGCAGGTGCCGGTGGGCACCGTGCAGGACACCGGTCCGCTCGGCTTCAAGATGCACCTGCCGATCCCGATCGGCATGCCGACCCTGGGCGGCACCCTGGCCACGCAGAGCGGCCTGGTGTTCATCGCCGGCACCCAGGACTACTACCTGCGTGCGTTCGACAGCGGCACCGGCAAGGAACTGTGGAAGGCGCGGCTGCCGGTAGGCAGCCAGGGCGGGCCGATGACCTACGTGTCGACCAAGACCGGTAAGCAGTACATCGTGATCACCGCCGGCGGCGCGCGGCAGTCGCCGGACCGCGGCGACTACGTGATCGCCTACGCCTTGCCGAACGCCAAGTAG
- a CDS encoding efflux RND transporter periplasmic adaptor subunit, which translates to MSDRFQAPRRPVRCAVLLAVAVAGGCSGDKPAAAPPPRVGVLTLGARTLPVERTLAGRTVAYETADVRPQVGGLLRQRLFQEGQEVKAGQALYVIDPAPYQAAYDIARGNLVQAEAALASARPKAERTRSLTDMDAASKQDADDAVSALRQDEAAVVAAKAALQAARINLDYTRITAPISGTIGTSAYTVGALLTAAQDAALTTIQRLDPIYLDVTQSSTQMLALRRQLDAGQIHAIDGKAQVQVRLEDGSTYPHAGTLEFVGTQVNAGTGNVTLRAVVPNPEHLLLPGMYLRAVLPMATDQGAVLVPQQAVTRDSKGEPVVKLLDAHDKVVERHIRTGEAIGHDWLVESGLKPGERLIVVNGSRAELGKPAQPYPVTAAQLDAAPALPGDDAQAD; encoded by the coding sequence ATGTCCGACCGTTTCCAGGCGCCTCGTCGTCCCGTTCGCTGTGCCGTATTGCTGGCCGTTGCCGTGGCCGGAGGCTGCTCCGGCGACAAGCCGGCGGCCGCGCCGCCGCCGCGGGTGGGGGTGCTGACCCTGGGCGCGCGCACCTTGCCGGTCGAGCGCACCCTGGCCGGCCGCACCGTGGCCTACGAGACCGCCGACGTGCGCCCGCAGGTCGGCGGGCTGCTGCGCCAGCGCCTGTTCCAGGAGGGCCAGGAGGTCAAGGCCGGGCAGGCGCTGTACGTGATCGATCCGGCGCCGTACCAGGCCGCCTACGACATCGCCCGCGGCAACCTGGTGCAGGCCGAGGCGGCGCTGGCCAGTGCGCGGCCCAAGGCCGAGCGCACCCGCAGCCTCACCGACATGGACGCGGCCAGCAAGCAGGACGCCGACGACGCGGTGTCCGCGCTGCGCCAGGACGAGGCGGCGGTGGTCGCGGCCAAGGCGGCGCTGCAGGCGGCGCGCATCAACCTCGACTACACCCGCATCACCGCGCCGATCTCCGGCACCATCGGCACCTCCGCCTACACCGTCGGCGCGCTGCTCACCGCCGCGCAGGACGCGGCGCTGACCACCATCCAGCGCCTGGACCCGATCTACCTGGACGTCACCCAGTCCAGCACGCAGATGCTGGCGCTGCGCCGCCAGCTCGACGCCGGGCAGATCCATGCCATCGACGGCAAGGCGCAGGTGCAGGTGCGGCTGGAGGACGGCAGCACCTATCCGCACGCCGGCACGCTGGAGTTCGTCGGCACCCAGGTCAACGCCGGTACCGGCAACGTCACCCTGCGTGCGGTGGTGCCCAATCCCGAACACCTGCTGCTGCCGGGCATGTACCTGCGCGCGGTGCTGCCGATGGCCACCGACCAGGGCGCGGTGCTGGTGCCGCAGCAGGCGGTGACCCGCGACAGCAAGGGCGAGCCGGTGGTGAAGCTGCTGGATGCGCACGACAAGGTGGTGGAGCGGCACATTCGCACTGGCGAGGCCATCGGCCACGACTGGCTGGTGGAGTCCGGGCTCAAGCCGGGCGAGCGCCTGATCGTGGTCAACGGCAGCCGCGCCGAACTCGGCAAGCCGGCGCAGCCGTATCCGGTCACCGCCGCCCAGCTCGATGCCGCGCCGGCGCTGCCGGGCGACGACGCCCAGGCCGACTGA